The Clostridium aceticum genomic interval AATTTCTCTTCCAAGTATATTTTTCATATCTACCACTCCTTTACCAAGCCTGCAAGCTTTGCTTTTTTCATGACATTTTCTGCCCTTGCAATAATCGGTGCATCCACCATTTTTCCGTCTAAAGAAAATACACCTTTACCTTCTTTTTGTGCCTCTTCCATAGCATGAATCACCCTTTGAGCATAGCTGATTTCTTCCTGAGAAGGTGCAAAAATTTCGTGAATTGTATCTACCTGTCTTGGATTAATAGCAGCCTTTCCTGTCATCCCTAAGGATTTAGATGTATTTATATCCTTTTCAAAACCTTCACAGTCATTCATATCAGCGAAAGGTGTATCAATAGCATCTACTTTATAGGCTTTACATGCAGCAGCTACCTTGCTTCTTGCGTAGAAGATTTCCTCACCTTCTCTAGTTCTCTTTATGCCAAGGTCAGCAGTTAAATCTTCTGCACCTAATAAAACACCTATAACTCTTGGTGAAGCCTGTATCACGCTGTGAATGGTTTCTAGCCCATAGGCGGTTTCGATTAAAGCAAAAATTTTTATACTGCCAATTTGAAAGCCTTCTTGTGCCTCAATATCTGTTAAGATTTCACATACTGTTTTTACATCTTCTTCAGTTGCTTTTGTTACCATTAAGGCATCAGGCTTTACTCTTCCTATTTCTTCAGCATCTTTTAAACCAAAACCAGATGAAAGGGGGTTGATTCTTACAACCACTTCAGTACCATGAAAGTCTACATGCTTTATAGCGTTTCTTACTAAAATTCTGGCTGCATCCTTTTCTGTAATACTTACTGCATCTTCCAGATCTAATATAATGCTGTCTGCTCCGAGAATGCCAGCACTTTGCAGCATACTAGGATTGTTTCCTGGCATAAATAGCATTGTTCTTCTAAGTCTCTCCATGAAATCACCCCTTACATTGCCCTTTTTACTGCGGTTTCGACTCTTGCTCTTATGGTATAGTCTAGAGCTCCTCTATCTTTAGCAACAATGTGAATATTTTTTATCTCCAAACTTTCTAGTGTTTCTAAAATTACCTGTTGGATTTGTTTCCCAAACTGTTTCATTACAATACTTTCAAGGTCGATGGCAATCCCACTCTCATCGTTGGGTTGAACCATAATATAAATGTCATTCGATTCCATCGTACCTGCTTTTGCCGGAGCTTTGATCTCCATACTTAACACCTACCTTTGTGTTTCTAAGTATTTCTGCTGTCCTATATCATAATAATTGTTACCTTCTTTATCAATTACCACAACCAACGGAAGATCTTCAACATAAAGTTTTCTTATAGCTTCCGCACCTAAGTCTTCATAGGCAATAATTTCAGAAGATTTCACACACTTAGCCGTTAAAGCTGCTGCCCCACCTATGGCAGCAAAATACACAGCACCAAACTCCTTCATAGCCTTTACCACTTCTTCATTCCGCATACCTTTGCCAATCATGCCTTTTAAACCCTTTGCTAAAAGTTGTGGCGTATAGGCATCCATTCTATAGCTAGTAGTGGGTCCAGCTGAACCTATAGGTTGCCCTTCCTTAGCTGGAGTGGGTCCTACATAGTAAATTGCCTGATCTTCGATATCAAAAGGGAGATTCTTTCCCTCTTCTAATAGTTGTACCAGCCTTTTATGAGCGGCATCTCTAGCGGTGTAGATGATCCCTGTAAGTAAAACACTATCTCCCGCCTTCAGATCTTCTACTTTTTCCTTTGTTAGAGGCATGGTTATTTTTTTGCTCATTTCATAAACCTCCTATATATGGGCATCTTTGTGTCTTGTTGCATGACAGTTTATATTTACTGCAACAGGTAATCCTGCAATATGAGTTCCATAGGTTTCTATGTTTACTGCTAAAGCAGTAGTTCTGCCACCAAAACCTTGTGGACCTATGCCTAGATCATTGATTGCCCCTAGTAATTCTTTTTCTAATTCAGCATAGAAGGGCTTTACATGTCTTTCATCTGTGGATCTTAAGAGGGCTTTTTTTGCAAGAAAAGCTGCCTTATCAAAAGTTCCACCTATACCTATGCCTACAACAATAGGAGGGCATGGGTTTGGTCCTGCCTCCTTTACTACTTTTAGAACAAAATCCTTTATCCCTTCAATACCGTCAGAGGGTTTTAGCATTTTAATCTGACTCATATTTTCACTGCCAAAGCCTTTTGGAGCAACCGTCACTTTAAAAGTATCCCCCGGAATGATATCGTAATAAATGATAGCAGGTGTATTATCCTTGGTGTTTATTCTCTCTATAGGATCATTTACTACGGACTTTCTTAAGTATCCTTCTGTATAACCTTGTCTTACCCCTTCGTTGATGGCATCCTCTAAACTTCCACCAACCACTTGTACCTCTTGTCCGATTTCTAAAAACACTACAGCCATCCCTGTATCTTGGCACATAGGTCTTGCTTCATTTTGTGCAATATCTGCATTTTCTATTAATACATCTAAGATATTTTGTGCAATAGGAAAATCTTCGTTAGCTCGTGCTTCATCAAATCTTGCTCTCATATCCTTTGTTAGATAGTAGTTTGCATCAATGCAAAGTTTTTTTATAGTTTCAGTAATTTTAGAAACGTGAACTTCTCTCATTTTACAGCGCTCCTATTTATTATGATTTTGCTTTCTGGGAGAATTCTTAATCAGGTGGAGTAAATGCTCCACCTGATCCCCAATCTCCAGCTTTAGCTGAAGAAAATTATTTATTTTTATTTTGATGAGGTTTCTCTTCTTTTTGCTAATGCCAGTACTCTATTCATTTCGTTATGAACGATCATAAATCCTTCATCAACACCCATTCCTGGTTTTGCAAGACATTGGTCTGCACCACAAGCAATGGCTATATTTGTACATACTTGTGCTGATCTATCGGTTTCATTACAGGTTCCACCACTATAGGCACCTACACCGTTTGCTTTACAGTATAAGATAGATTCTACAATATTGTTAATACCACCAAGGTCTGGTGTCTTAATTTGAATCATATCCGCAGCACCTTCGTCTACAAATAACTTGATGTCTTCCCATGTATTACACCATTCATCTGCAACAAGTTCAACACCAATATTTTTTTCTTTTAAAGCTGTTCTTAGAGCTTTTAACGCCTTTACTTGTCCTTCTCTATTTTCAACATCCATAGGTCCTTCTATACGAAGTTTGAAGGGTGCCGCTGCTGTTTCAAGTTCTCCAAGATAGTTTGCCATTTTTTCAACATCATTATTGAAAGCCAAACCAATGGTGCCATAAACGTCGATATGCATGATAAAACTATCTTCTTCTCTAGCTCTTAAGGCTTCTATTCTATTTTTTAACCAGCTAACATATTCTTTAAGTATTTCACCATTTTTTCCTAACTTTGTATCTACATGATTGATTAATGCATGAGGAAGAACATCTGCTCCCTTGATAATCATTTTGTCTACATTGTTATATCTATCATCCCCAGATTGTGTGAAAATTGGGATTCTTTTTAATTCTACATTAGTATTATACTCTTCTTTGATTACTTCTGCCATGGTTATTTTCTTTGCTTTAGAAACTGCATCTAAAATTCCTTGAGTAATACCGTATCTAATGGCTGTATGAAGTCTTTTACCTTCCACCATCATGTTGTCAACTTCTTCAGCAAGTTCTTTGAAGGCTGTTATTTCTCTTCCAATAAGCGTTGGTGCAATATGTTTTTCTATGATTGGAATAAACTCATCTGCTAAAAACAGAGGATCTCTTCCGCCTGCTCCTGAGTATTGAACAGCAGCACAATCACCATAAGCTACTTGACCGTCTTCTAAAATGAACATTACTGAAATAGACTCTCCTGCTTGTCTAACCTTTGTAAAACCTTCAGTAACAGCTTCCCCTATATATGTGAATCCATCATGTTCTGCTCCTTGTTTAATCGCTCTTTGATCGTCAAAGTAAAATCCTGTTCTTCCTGATGAGCATACGATGTCTATAATTTTCATTTTAACAATTCCTCCAAGTTTTTATATTATTTATTTAAAATTGTTCAACTCTTAAACTCCCTTCAGTATCAAATCCTAAGCTTCCCAAACTTACTACCTTCAAACGTGAGAATTGTTTAACGGATTTGATACTTTCAGGGGTTAAGAGTTGTCACAATACCTTCAAGTGCTTTCACTTAATCTATTTAATTTTCTCTCAAAGTCACCATGCAAATTGCACAAGTGAAATTATTTGTTTTCTGGTCTACCTACAAGTGTTCCTTTTCCTACAGCATAGATATCATCAACAACCATTTGGAAGCTAACATCTCTTCCTTCTGTTTTTGCTCTGTCTTCTAATAACTGTCTATTGAAGTCCTTGATTTCTTTAGACATTGGAATACCACCAAATTCTAAATATCTAACAGCGCCATTGTTATCTCTCGCTGGAAGAATTTTTCCTGCATTGTACTTACTTGGGGCAAAAGGAATATCCATAACACCTGTTTCGAAGGCCTTTACAACGCCTACTGCAAGATCGCCTTTACCTAATTCAAATAATTTATCCATGATACACTTTGTCTCTGCTTTAATCAAGCTGATTTCTTGCTCAAGCTCTTTTGACATAGGTAGTCTTTGCCCTTTTAACAGGTTTAATGTTTGTTTTGTTGCTTTGATTCCTTGAGCATTAGCTTCTTTTGTAGGAATTCCAATAGCTTCATGAGGTGTTTTAACAATTACTTTTGTTGCACCAGCTAATGCTGCTGTAGCAGATCCCCATGAAATTACGCCAAATGCCTTTGACTCATCCGCTGGGAAACCACCCATCCATTGATGGAATACAGTTGTAAGTTCTATATTATTGTAACCATATGTTTTAAAGTATTCTGACGCTTGCTCTACTAAAGCTCTAATAGCTGCAACGTCCTGTACTAAGTTTCCGCACTGTCCATATCCTAATGTAAGGTTTTTTACGCCTTGCTCTGCAGCAAGAAGTCCTTCAACGATCGCTACCACATTGGACATACTTGGAGGTACAAGAGTTCCCGTTAACGGTCCAAAAGGTTCTCTATTGATTTCAATACCCATTTCCTCATACATTCCTGTAAGTCTATCACAATATTGCCAATCTAAAATTGTTTTTTCTAAACTAACACTTTTTGCATAAGGGATGTTGTAAGAAATTCCACCACCCTCGTTAGAGGTCCAACCACCAGCATGAATGATTTCTGTTAATAACCTTGCATCTGGTGTGCCGTGTCTTGCTTGAAGAGGAAGTTCTACTGCCTCTAATACTTTCCTACAATTAGCCACTCCGTGATTTACTACAGGAAATCCATTTAACATTGAACGATTTTCTTTTATACTTTCTTGGATACCCACTTCGCATTCATTGTATCTATTTTGTCTTGTATAACTATCAATGGTGTTTGGCAGAAGATCTGCTCCACCTTCATCTTGAAGGTATTGTAAAAGCTTGATATGTTCATCTACCAGTGCAACCCCTGCTCTTGGTTGTACAAGTGTTACACCTTCCTGGTTTGCTTTTCTTAACTTCGCTGCAAAGTTTTTATGCTCAGGAACTTTTTTTAAGTATTCTACTGCCTCTTGTAGATCTACACCTTTTCCAGTTGGCCAATGGGTTAGTATTTCCTCTCTTTGCTTCGAAAATTCTGCTTCTGTCATTTTTTTATTTTTAAGTTCCATTACATTTCCTCCCATTATACATTTATAAGGTATTTTTTCAATATTCTGATTGCATGATTCGGATATTTTACTGCCATTAAACCCATTGCTGAAAGAATGTATGTTTTATCTACTAAAAGCTTTGGTTTCATTGGCTTCAGGTACTTAGGACTTTCTTCACTATATAACCCAGCCTGTAGTATTTTTCCTGGATTTTCACTATGGATCAATACACCACCGGTGCCTATTACATATTTTGTGTTGGATAAATCTTTTCCAGTTAAGGAGTATACCTTTCCCATAGGTGTATAAACATCTTCTAATACACCTACATGTCGTTCCATAGCGACTTCTGTTGCCGCC includes:
- a CDS encoding HpcH/HpaI aldolase/citrate lyase family protein; translation: MERLRRTMLFMPGNNPSMLQSAGILGADSIILDLEDAVSITEKDAARILVRNAIKHVDFHGTEVVVRINPLSSGFGLKDAEEIGRVKPDALMVTKATEEDVKTVCEILTDIEAQEGFQIGSIKIFALIETAYGLETIHSVIQASPRVIGVLLGAEDLTADLGIKRTREGEEIFYARSKVAAACKAYKVDAIDTPFADMNDCEGFEKDINTSKSLGMTGKAAINPRQVDTIHEIFAPSQEEISYAQRVIHAMEEAQKEGKGVFSLDGKMVDAPIIARAENVMKKAKLAGLVKEW
- the citD gene encoding citrate lyase acyl carrier protein, with the translated sequence MEIKAPAKAGTMESNDIYIMVQPNDESGIAIDLESIVMKQFGKQIQQVILETLESLEIKNIHIVAKDRGALDYTIRARVETAVKRAM
- a CDS encoding Fe-S-containing hydro-lyase: MSKKITMPLTKEKVEDLKAGDSVLLTGIIYTARDAAHKRLVQLLEEGKNLPFDIEDQAIYYVGPTPAKEGQPIGSAGPTTSYRMDAYTPQLLAKGLKGMIGKGMRNEEVVKAMKEFGAVYFAAIGGAAALTAKCVKSSEIIAYEDLGAEAIRKLYVEDLPLVVVIDKEGNNYYDIGQQKYLETQR
- a CDS encoding fumarate hydratase — its product is MREVHVSKITETIKKLCIDANYYLTKDMRARFDEARANEDFPIAQNILDVLIENADIAQNEARPMCQDTGMAVVFLEIGQEVQVVGGSLEDAINEGVRQGYTEGYLRKSVVNDPIERINTKDNTPAIIYYDIIPGDTFKVTVAPKGFGSENMSQIKMLKPSDGIEGIKDFVLKVVKEAGPNPCPPIVVGIGIGGTFDKAAFLAKKALLRSTDERHVKPFYAELEKELLGAINDLGIGPQGFGGRTTALAVNIETYGTHIAGLPVAVNINCHATRHKDAHI
- a CDS encoding methylaspartate ammonia-lyase yields the protein MKIIDIVCSSGRTGFYFDDQRAIKQGAEHDGFTYIGEAVTEGFTKVRQAGESISVMFILEDGQVAYGDCAAVQYSGAGGRDPLFLADEFIPIIEKHIAPTLIGREITAFKELAEEVDNMMVEGKRLHTAIRYGITQGILDAVSKAKKITMAEVIKEEYNTNVELKRIPIFTQSGDDRYNNVDKMIIKGADVLPHALINHVDTKLGKNGEILKEYVSWLKNRIEALRAREEDSFIMHIDVYGTIGLAFNNDVEKMANYLGELETAAAPFKLRIEGPMDVENREGQVKALKALRTALKEKNIGVELVADEWCNTWEDIKLFVDEGAADMIQIKTPDLGGINNIVESILYCKANGVGAYSGGTCNETDRSAQVCTNIAIACGADQCLAKPGMGVDEGFMIVHNEMNRVLALAKRRETSSK
- a CDS encoding methylaspartate mutase subunit E encodes the protein MELKNKKMTEAEFSKQREEILTHWPTGKGVDLQEAVEYLKKVPEHKNFAAKLRKANQEGVTLVQPRAGVALVDEHIKLLQYLQDEGGADLLPNTIDSYTRQNRYNECEVGIQESIKENRSMLNGFPVVNHGVANCRKVLEAVELPLQARHGTPDARLLTEIIHAGGWTSNEGGGISYNIPYAKSVSLEKTILDWQYCDRLTGMYEEMGIEINREPFGPLTGTLVPPSMSNVVAIVEGLLAAEQGVKNLTLGYGQCGNLVQDVAAIRALVEQASEYFKTYGYNNIELTTVFHQWMGGFPADESKAFGVISWGSATAALAGATKVIVKTPHEAIGIPTKEANAQGIKATKQTLNLLKGQRLPMSKELEQEISLIKAETKCIMDKLFELGKGDLAVGVVKAFETGVMDIPFAPSKYNAGKILPARDNNGAVRYLEFGGIPMSKEIKDFNRQLLEDRAKTEGRDVSFQMVVDDIYAVGKGTLVGRPENK